One Bacillota bacterium DNA window includes the following coding sequences:
- a CDS encoding MFS transporter, with protein sequence MSAAGDYLKAIRTMGPNAKRFLLFTILSSISWSINNLDLNLYLHSLGYRQDFIGLLNGLPSFVVMLLGLPIGFLADRRGYLPFLTIGTALSSLTALGTALSAAKLPLLLFALVNGVAGSTAWVIGAPLLMSITKPGERVFLFSLQSALMMGTGFIGSLLGGVIPKAVATYSGGTSMDVIPLRAALLVMFLFDLLALLPLLGVKLGPRGDGGAPAANRPANRANPLPKNAAELRLFLKLLAPEAMVALGAGAMVTFFQLFFNLKFRLSPEQISPIFAFSSVAT encoded by the coding sequence GTGAGCGCCGCCGGCGACTACCTGAAGGCCATCCGGACCATGGGTCCGAACGCCAAGCGATTCCTCCTCTTCACCATCCTGAGCAGCATCAGCTGGAGCATCAACAACCTCGACCTCAATCTCTATCTGCATTCCCTGGGCTATCGACAGGATTTCATTGGCCTCCTCAACGGGCTGCCGTCGTTCGTCGTCATGCTCCTCGGATTGCCCATAGGTTTCCTCGCCGACCGTCGGGGCTATCTGCCCTTCCTGACCATCGGGACGGCCCTCAGCAGCCTGACCGCCCTCGGCACCGCCCTCTCCGCGGCCAAGCTACCGCTGCTGCTCTTCGCTCTGGTGAACGGGGTGGCCGGCTCGACCGCCTGGGTCATCGGCGCCCCCTTGCTGATGTCCATCACCAAGCCCGGGGAGCGGGTCTTCCTCTTCTCCCTCCAGTCGGCCTTGATGATGGGGACCGGGTTCATCGGCAGCCTGCTGGGCGGGGTCATCCCCAAGGCCGTGGCCACCTATTCCGGGGGCACGTCGATGGACGTCATTCCCCTGCGGGCGGCCCTCTTGGTCATGTTCCTCTTCGACCTCCTGGCCCTGCTGCCCCTCCTGGGGGTCAAGCTCGGCCCACGCGGGGATGGGGGGGCGCCGGCGGCCAATCGCCCGGCCAACCGCGCCAACCCGCTGCCGAAAAACGCCGCCGAGCTACGCCTCTTCCTGAAGCTCCTGGCCCCCGAAGCCATGGTGGCCCTGGGCGCCGGGGCCATGGTCACCTTCTTCCAGCTGTTCTTCAACCTCAAGTTCAGGCTGTCCCCTGAACAGATCTCGCCGATCTTCGCCTTCTCCTCGGTGGCCACGG
- a CDS encoding creatininase family protein translates to MARIVEYIRQTLPQLQALDKAKSIALMSVSPIEVHGPHLPVGTDVYISDELQRRYAAEIELRHPDFTLVVLPPLHAGADPLPVGGSIAVPAPVLEGLIVAFAAGLGEQGFRYLLISDNHGGPRHQMAIEAAARTAWKKHRFYVINSFGLEFRMMVQHDQALLTATGLGPGNIGDDPDVHAGTNETSLMLATDPGLIDPGYRNVPPSAPTKGPGVVAGLGRILRALGGRVIGRDLEHLDATLAWTGQKGFTPYMGAPAKASREAGEAMFKARVEVAMGLLERALRGEELRITPMLWGLRILRKLPG, encoded by the coding sequence ATGGCGAGGATTGTCGAGTATATCCGTCAGACCCTGCCCCAGTTGCAGGCCTTGGACAAGGCCAAGAGCATCGCCCTGATGTCGGTCAGCCCGATCGAGGTCCACGGTCCACACCTCCCGGTGGGCACCGACGTTTACATCTCCGACGAACTCCAGCGACGGTACGCCGCGGAGATCGAGCTGCGCCACCCGGACTTCACCCTGGTGGTCCTGCCCCCTCTCCACGCCGGGGCCGACCCGCTGCCGGTGGGCGGGTCCATCGCGGTGCCGGCGCCGGTCCTCGAGGGCCTGATCGTCGCCTTCGCCGCGGGGCTGGGCGAGCAGGGATTTCGGTATCTCCTGATCTCCGACAACCACGGCGGGCCGCGCCACCAGATGGCCATCGAGGCCGCCGCCCGGACGGCCTGGAAGAAGCACCGCTTCTACGTGATCAACTCCTTCGGCCTCGAGTTCCGGATGATGGTCCAGCATGACCAGGCTCTCCTGACGGCCACCGGGCTGGGGCCCGGCAACATCGGCGACGACCCGGACGTCCACGCCGGGACCAACGAAACCTCCCTGATGCTGGCCACCGACCCCGGCTTGATCGACCCCGGCTACCGGAACGTCCCGCCTTCGGCGCCGACCAAGGGACCCGGTGTGGTGGCCGGCCTGGGCCGCATCCTGCGGGCCCTGGGCGGGCGGGTCATCGGGCGGGACCTCGAACACCTCGACGCCACCCTGGCCTGGACCGGCCAGAAGGGCTTCACCCCGTACATGGGGGCCCCGGCCAAGGCCTCGCGGGAGGCCGGCGAGGCGATGTTCAAGGCCCGGGTCGAGGTGGCCATGGGCCTTCTGGAGCGGGCCCTCAGGGGCGAGGAGCTGAGGATAACCCCGATGCTCTGGGGGCTCAGGATCCTGCGGAAGCTGCCGGGATGA
- a CDS encoding S-layer homology domain-containing protein, with translation MNRPKTWLAWAAVVLLAVASFGLPLAWTGRPAAAADITPPADITSPADITPPAIGLSDIAGHWAEPKILDLYARGIVVPKTGVEFRPNDKITRAEFCGFIARAIGLPTMGYAGLFDDVPASTPEAEAIEAAFRADIVKGTSPGRFSPGDRVTREQMSVMLLGAFQSASRIPPEAGWKRLLFTDAESISSWALNAVKFAFNADIINGKTDGRFAPADSATRAEAAAMVYGLLKSYPYIAADYRTPSVPVVAGSVVSLSVAPSDHKVVYAGGGKWGGLIKSVDGGKTWTNLSFSPPSAYGQGAVEGIVVSPTDAGLVTITSDAAYGWPAAVLQSMDGGLNWGPLVSHRDDLRIRGLAISGKRYQSAGYGGLKVASEGRNWHPEFQYPFDPAADEREDTRLGKPLERAFGYVALSPDGGMGLAAADYDFGAPVMYYSIAIGGASDERSPWVWDNFLTNDVVNPGPYWQALAFPPSPGSTFVIGTDLYDRSTRTIIRSFVDETAISGLAAYQPDETGKLLEVRSYSFSDDGQVVYALAMATPEGGGEKVPVILKSGDGGGAWTAHPAVIPGGAEVTAMAVAFGAGPSGSDYVFLADRGSPADPALPDHNLVGHVFRARGDAAGGYPFEMVYENRGPQ, from the coding sequence TTGAACAGGCCTAAGACTTGGCTGGCTTGGGCGGCCGTCGTCCTGCTGGCGGTGGCTTCTTTCGGGTTACCCCTGGCCTGGACGGGGCGGCCCGCGGCGGCGGCCGACATCACGCCGCCCGCGGACATCACGTCGCCCGCGGACATCACGCCGCCCGCCATCGGCCTCAGCGACATCGCCGGCCACTGGGCGGAGCCCAAGATCCTGGACCTGTATGCCCGGGGCATCGTCGTGCCCAAAACGGGCGTGGAATTCCGGCCCAACGACAAGATCACCCGGGCTGAGTTCTGCGGGTTCATCGCCAGGGCCATCGGCCTGCCGACCATGGGCTACGCCGGCCTCTTTGACGACGTTCCCGCGAGTACGCCGGAGGCCGAGGCGATCGAGGCGGCCTTCCGGGCGGACATCGTCAAGGGGACTTCCCCCGGCCGCTTCTCCCCCGGGGACCGGGTGACCCGCGAGCAGATGTCCGTCATGCTGCTCGGGGCATTCCAGTCGGCCAGTCGCATCCCTCCGGAAGCCGGCTGGAAACGTCTTCTTTTCACCGATGCTGAGAGCATCTCCTCGTGGGCGCTGAATGCGGTCAAATTCGCCTTCAACGCCGACATCATAAACGGCAAGACTGACGGGAGATTCGCCCCGGCCGACAGCGCCACCCGGGCCGAAGCCGCGGCGATGGTTTACGGGCTGCTAAAGAGCTACCCCTACATCGCGGCCGACTACCGGACCCCCTCGGTGCCGGTCGTCGCCGGCTCCGTCGTGAGCCTGTCCGTGGCCCCGAGCGACCATAAGGTCGTCTACGCCGGCGGCGGTAAGTGGGGTGGCCTCATCAAGTCGGTGGACGGTGGCAAGACCTGGACCAATCTTTCCTTCTCACCCCCTTCCGCATATGGGCAGGGAGCGGTCGAAGGAATCGTCGTTTCCCCAACTGACGCCGGACTGGTGACCATCACGAGCGATGCCGCGTACGGCTGGCCCGCGGCGGTGCTCCAGAGTATGGACGGTGGGTTGAACTGGGGACCCCTGGTCAGTCACCGGGACGACCTGAGGATCCGCGGTCTGGCCATCTCGGGCAAGCGCTATCAGTCGGCGGGCTATGGCGGACTCAAAGTGGCCAGCGAGGGAAGGAACTGGCATCCGGAGTTCCAGTATCCGTTCGACCCGGCGGCCGATGAACGAGAAGACACCAGACTGGGGAAGCCGCTTGAACGAGCCTTCGGTTACGTGGCCCTGAGCCCCGATGGGGGAATGGGCTTGGCGGCCGCCGATTACGATTTCGGCGCTCCCGTGATGTACTACTCCATAGCCATTGGGGGCGCCAGCGATGAACGCAGCCCCTGGGTCTGGGATAATTTCCTGACCAACGACGTCGTCAACCCCGGCCCCTATTGGCAGGCGTTGGCCTTTCCGCCAAGCCCGGGTTCCACTTTCGTCATCGGGACGGATCTTTACGACCGGTCGACCAGGACCATCATTCGCTCCTTCGTGGACGAGACGGCCATATCCGGGCTGGCCGCCTATCAGCCGGACGAGACCGGCAAGCTCCTCGAGGTCCGGTCGTACTCCTTCAGCGACGACGGCCAGGTGGTCTACGCCCTGGCGATGGCCACTCCCGAGGGTGGGGGGGAGAAGGTTCCGGTCATCCTGAAGTCGGGCGATGGTGGGGGGGCCTGGACAGCCCACCCGGCGGTCATACCGGGGGGCGCTGAGGTGACGGCCATGGCCGTGGCCTTCGGGGCGGGCCCGAGCGGCAGCGACTATGTCTTCCTGGCCGACCGCGGCTCACCGGCCGACCCGGCCCTGCCCGACCACAACCTGGTCGGACACGTCTTCCGGGCTCGGGGCGACGCCGCCGGCGGCTACCCGTTCGAGATGGTCTACGAGAATCGCGGGCCGCAGTAG
- a CDS encoding TatD family hydrolase, giving the protein MIDSHLHLDLMSYKDVDDMLGAGIHGAVACSYVFQPSSSGTVIDHYRMLVAVYRAMAAARGFTLGVALGLHPRGIPPDWSAILDALPDWLARPGVVALGEIGLDWADGREKEVLEAEFKLAAQLDKRVVVHLPGTNRETAVGVVLDLAEKAGLNPASMVVDHVGPDVLGSVKAAGCRIGLTVKPGRLSPEDVLTMLHSGIDLSGAMLNSDAANLKASDPLAVALTAAHLRRAGVDETVVAALAGGNARDFFGLSREGWR; this is encoded by the coding sequence ATGATCGACAGCCACCTTCACCTCGATCTCATGTCCTACAAGGACGTCGACGACATGCTGGGGGCCGGGATCCACGGGGCCGTCGCCTGCTCCTACGTCTTCCAGCCGAGTTCGTCCGGCACGGTCATCGACCACTACCGGATGCTGGTCGCGGTCTATCGGGCGATGGCCGCGGCCCGGGGATTCACCCTTGGAGTGGCCCTGGGCCTTCACCCCCGGGGGATTCCGCCGGACTGGTCCGCCATCCTCGACGCCCTCCCCGACTGGTTGGCCAGGCCGGGCGTCGTGGCCCTCGGCGAGATCGGCCTGGACTGGGCCGATGGGCGGGAGAAGGAGGTCCTCGAGGCTGAGTTCAAGCTGGCGGCTCAGCTGGACAAGCGGGTCGTCGTCCACCTCCCCGGGACGAACCGGGAGACCGCCGTCGGGGTGGTCCTCGACCTGGCCGAGAAAGCGGGGCTGAACCCGGCCTCGATGGTCGTCGATCACGTCGGACCGGACGTCTTGGGGTCGGTAAAGGCGGCGGGCTGCCGGATCGGCCTGACCGTCAAGCCGGGTCGCCTGAGCCCAGAGGATGTCCTGACCATGCTCCACTCGGGGATCGACCTGTCCGGGGCAATGCTCAATTCAGACGCCGCCAACCTGAAGGCCTCAGACCCGCTGGCCGTCGCCCTGACCGCCGCCCACCTGAGACGGGCCGGGGTCGACGAGACCGTCGTGGCCGCCCTGGCGGGCGGGAACGCTCGGGACTTCTTCGGGCTTAGCCGGGAGGGGTGGCGGTGA
- a CDS encoding transposase, which yields MPRSHPPYPAEFRSQAVELVRTSGKSILEVARELGISGEGLRRWVRQAEADAGRGRPGDLTTDEKAELHRLRREIKVLREEREILKKAATFFAKESETR from the coding sequence ATGCCAAGAAGCCATCCCCCGTATCCGGCTGAGTTCCGGTCTCAGGCTGTTGAACTGGTACGGACGAGCGGCAAGTCGATCCTCGAGGTCGCGAGGGAACTGGGGATCTCGGGCGAGGGGCTGCGTCGATGGGTTCGCCAGGCGGAAGCCGACGCCGGCCGTGGCCGGCCGGGCGACCTGACCACCGACGAGAAGGCCGAGCTGCACCGCCTGCGTCGAGAGATCAAGGTGCTGCGCGAGGAGCGCGAGATCCTAAAAAAAGCCGCGACCTTCTTCGCGAAGGAGAGCGAGACCCGGTGA